In Bombina bombina isolate aBomBom1 chromosome 6, aBomBom1.pri, whole genome shotgun sequence, a single genomic region encodes these proteins:
- the LOC128662356 gene encoding cornifelin homolog has product MQPVAVQPVPVTHIVTIANGSSWSSGVCDCCDDCGICCCAFWCFPCFQCKTVSDFGECLCLPLMDPMCMGYAGCSGTCAPISLAMRAAVRERHKIQGSICDDCCMMYWLYSCSWCQMAREIKKRKQPFSLVNAQTTIIHNPVHPQTLQYS; this is encoded by the exons ATGCAGCCGGTTGCAGTGCAGCCAGTGCCTGTCACACATATAGTGACAATAGCAAATGGGAGTTCTTGGAGCTCAGGGGTCTGTGACTGCTGTGATGACTGCGGCATAT GTTGCTGTGCATTTTGGTGCTTCCCCTGCTTCCAGTGTAAAACAGTTAGTGATTTTGGGGAGTGCCTGTGTTTGCCCCTAATGGATCCTATGTGTATGGGGTATGCTGGCTGTAGTGGAACCTGTGCTCCCATCTCTCTGGCAATGAGAGCGGCCGTTCGAGAAAGACACAAGATCCAA GGCTCAATCTGTGATGACTGCTGTATGATGTACTGGTTATATTCATGCTCCTGGTGTCAAATGGCTCGTGAGATTAAGAAACGCAAGCAACCGTTCTCCCTTGTAAATGCCCAGACTACTATCATACACAACCCAGTTCATCCCCAGACATTACAATATTCTTAA